The following proteins are encoded in a genomic region of Oncorhynchus keta strain PuntledgeMale-10-30-2019 chromosome 6, Oket_V2, whole genome shotgun sequence:
- the sparta gene encoding spartin a isoform X1 produces the protein MSLTEPAELLLIRDQYDRALECLTRGLAADQAGQGPQALELYRRGRQHLTLGLEVPTREPQNQGAPWDTARQLQQKMRETLTNISTRLANMETAGVGTAGQGGPALVDLVDLSSQCLYPTLGPLVPLPGSSNPHLYPTLPPGATPTDSLSAGATCITMAPSLPILPALSLGLPGEQPPAYTPRPTDGHHSLAYSPAGGGGLGLGGQMVGGPPQPEGGVGGDGEELLFLPRGVQMFFVSSDGQVSAPSYPGYLHIIRFSSQLKDNGGASAFLHVRKPRVCDWLYPLTPDTPVLLSTSGIFMFPDTMAGIPGSYVGVVLSSELPAADGHAFQDLLSQLTELRVQAPEEGAGSEIMNLSEKVPIGPPVEGAGAGTGEEELPLPEWSEKMSQGILAGASWLSKGFVRGAEATGKAIQKGASKLREHITPENVPAEVSPGVTKGLHHAKQATGGAVRVSQFLVDGVCTVVGCVGEKLAPHVKKHGSKLIPESMKNTKDGRSNLDGAMVVAVSSIKGLSAMWTGLETGAKNICKSVTSETVMTVKHKYGDDVSKATNTGIQSVINVGVAAFNVDNLGIKGVLKTAGKQTAKAVVKERNNTPQVAVGDHNHNGGPEEKEMWERKKDEEDKK, from the exons ATGTCGTTGACAGAGCCAGCAGAGTTGCTGCTGATAAGGGACCAGTATGACCGTGCATTGGAGTGTCTGACCAGGGGCCTGGCGGCTGACCAGGCAGGGCAGGGGCCCCAGGCCCTGGAGCTGTACAGGAGGGGCCGGCAGCACCTAACCCTGGGCCTGGAGGTCCCTACCAGGGAGCCACAGAACCAGGGAGCCCCCTGGGACACGGCCAGGCAGTTGCAGCAGAAGATGAGGGAGACTCTAACTAACATCAGCACCCGACTAGCAAACATGGAGACAGCAGGGGTGGGGACGGCGGGCCAGGGAGGCCCAGCGTTGGTGGATCTAGTGGATCTCTCTTCCCAGTGCCTCTACCCCACCCTGGGGCCATTGGTGCCGCTGCCTGGTTCCTCCAACCCCCATCTCTACCCCACACTGCCACCCGGGGCTACCCCAACAGACAGCCTCTCTGCCGGGGCTACATGCATCACCATGGCCCCCTCCCTGCCCATCCTCCCTGCCCTGTCCCTGGGGCTCCCAGGAGAGCAGCCCCCAGCCTACACCCCCCGGCCCACCGACGGGCACCACAGCCTGGCTTATAGCCCAGCCGGAGGAGGGGGTCTGGGGCTGGGGGGGCAGATGGTGGGGGGACCTCCACAGCCCGAGGGAGGGGTAGGGGGGGACGGAGAGGAGCTTTTGTTCCTCCCTCGGGGGGTGCAGATGTTTTTCGTGTCGTCAGATGGCCAGGTGAGCGCCCCATCGTACCCGGGTTATCTACACATCATCAGGTTCAGCAGCCAGCTCAAAGACAACGGAGGAGCATCAGCCTTCCTACACGTGAGGaaaccacgt gtgtGTGACTGGCTGTACCCCCTGACTCCAGACACCCCAGTGCTTCTGTCTACCTCTGGGATCTTTATGTTTCCTGACACCATGGCGGGGATACCCGGGTCCTACGTAGGGGTTGTGCTGTCCTCTGAACTGCCTGCAGCAGACGGACATGCCTTTCAGGACCTCCTCTCACAACTCACTGAGCTACGGGTACAG GCTCCAGAGGAGGGGGCAGGTTCAGAGATCATGAACCTGAGTGAGAAGGTTCCCATTGGTCCCCCTGTGGAGGGGGCGGGAGCAGGGACAGGGGAAGAAGAACTCCCCCTACCTGAATGGAGCGAGAAGATGTCCCAAGGCATCCTGGCAG GTGCATCGTggctgagtaaagggtttgtgcGTGGAGCGGAGGCCACAGGTAAGGCCATCCAGAAAGGAGCGTCTAAGCTGAGAGAACACATCACCCCAGAGAACGTCCCGGCTGAGGTCAGCCCTGGTGTTACCAAGGGCCTGCACCACGCTAAACAGGCCACCGGGGGCGCTGTTCGCGTCAGTCAGTTCCTGG TGGACGGAGTGTGTACCGTAGTAGGCTGTGTGGGGGAGAAGCTGGCTCCGCATGTAAAGAAACATGGCAGTAAACTTATCCCTGAGTCCATGAAGAACACTAAAGATGGCCGCTCCAACCTGGATGGCGCTATGGTGGTGGCAGTCAGCAGCAtaaagg GTCTCTCCGCTATGTGGACTGGTTTGGAAACTGGAGCTAAGAACATCTGCAAGAGTGTCACTTCTGAGACGGTCATGACCGTGAAGCATAA GTATGGCGATGACGTGAGCAAAGCCACAAACACGGGCATCCAATCAGTGATCAACGTGGGCGTGGCCGCGTTCAACGTGGACAACTTGGGTATCAAGGGTGTCCTGAAGACTGCCGGAAAACAGACCGCTAAAGCTGTGGTCAAAGAGCGAAACAATACCCCGCAGGTCGCAGTCGGAGACCACAACCACAACGGAGGaccagaggagaaagagatgtgggagaggaagaaggatgaggaaGACAAGAAATAG
- the sparta gene encoding spartin a isoform X3, with the protein MSLTEPAELLLIRDQYDRALECLTRGLAADQAGQGPQALELYRRGRQHLTLGLEVPTREPQNQGAPWDTARQLQQKMRETLTNISTRLANMETAGVGTAGQGGPALVDLVDLSSQCLYPTLGPLVPLPGSSNPHLYPTLPPGATPTDSLSAGATCITMAPSLPILPALSLGLPGEQPPAYTPRPTDGHHSLAYSPAGGGGLGLGGQMVGGPPQPEGGVGGDGEELLFLPRGVQMFFVSSDGQVSAPSYPGYLHIIRFSSQLKDNGGASAFLHVRKPRVCDWLYPLTPDTPVLLSTSGIFMFPDTMAGIPGSYVGVVLSSELPAADGHAFQDLLSQLTELRVQAPEEGAGSEIMNLSEKVPIGPPVEGAGAGTGEEELPLPEWSEKMSQGILAGASWLSKGFVRGAEATGKAIQKGASKLREHITPENVPAEVSPGVTKGLHHAKQATGGAVRVSQFLVDGVCTVVGCVGEKLAPHVKKHGSKLIPESMKNTKDGRSNLDGAMVVAVSSIKGLSAMWTGLETGAKNICKSVTSETVMTVKHKFRGLEGLLDKPSN; encoded by the exons ATGTCGTTGACAGAGCCAGCAGAGTTGCTGCTGATAAGGGACCAGTATGACCGTGCATTGGAGTGTCTGACCAGGGGCCTGGCGGCTGACCAGGCAGGGCAGGGGCCCCAGGCCCTGGAGCTGTACAGGAGGGGCCGGCAGCACCTAACCCTGGGCCTGGAGGTCCCTACCAGGGAGCCACAGAACCAGGGAGCCCCCTGGGACACGGCCAGGCAGTTGCAGCAGAAGATGAGGGAGACTCTAACTAACATCAGCACCCGACTAGCAAACATGGAGACAGCAGGGGTGGGGACGGCGGGCCAGGGAGGCCCAGCGTTGGTGGATCTAGTGGATCTCTCTTCCCAGTGCCTCTACCCCACCCTGGGGCCATTGGTGCCGCTGCCTGGTTCCTCCAACCCCCATCTCTACCCCACACTGCCACCCGGGGCTACCCCAACAGACAGCCTCTCTGCCGGGGCTACATGCATCACCATGGCCCCCTCCCTGCCCATCCTCCCTGCCCTGTCCCTGGGGCTCCCAGGAGAGCAGCCCCCAGCCTACACCCCCCGGCCCACCGACGGGCACCACAGCCTGGCTTATAGCCCAGCCGGAGGAGGGGGTCTGGGGCTGGGGGGGCAGATGGTGGGGGGACCTCCACAGCCCGAGGGAGGGGTAGGGGGGGACGGAGAGGAGCTTTTGTTCCTCCCTCGGGGGGTGCAGATGTTTTTCGTGTCGTCAGATGGCCAGGTGAGCGCCCCATCGTACCCGGGTTATCTACACATCATCAGGTTCAGCAGCCAGCTCAAAGACAACGGAGGAGCATCAGCCTTCCTACACGTGAGGaaaccacgt gtgtGTGACTGGCTGTACCCCCTGACTCCAGACACCCCAGTGCTTCTGTCTACCTCTGGGATCTTTATGTTTCCTGACACCATGGCGGGGATACCCGGGTCCTACGTAGGGGTTGTGCTGTCCTCTGAACTGCCTGCAGCAGACGGACATGCCTTTCAGGACCTCCTCTCACAACTCACTGAGCTACGGGTACAG GCTCCAGAGGAGGGGGCAGGTTCAGAGATCATGAACCTGAGTGAGAAGGTTCCCATTGGTCCCCCTGTGGAGGGGGCGGGAGCAGGGACAGGGGAAGAAGAACTCCCCCTACCTGAATGGAGCGAGAAGATGTCCCAAGGCATCCTGGCAG GTGCATCGTggctgagtaaagggtttgtgcGTGGAGCGGAGGCCACAGGTAAGGCCATCCAGAAAGGAGCGTCTAAGCTGAGAGAACACATCACCCCAGAGAACGTCCCGGCTGAGGTCAGCCCTGGTGTTACCAAGGGCCTGCACCACGCTAAACAGGCCACCGGGGGCGCTGTTCGCGTCAGTCAGTTCCTGG TGGACGGAGTGTGTACCGTAGTAGGCTGTGTGGGGGAGAAGCTGGCTCCGCATGTAAAGAAACATGGCAGTAAACTTATCCCTGAGTCCATGAAGAACACTAAAGATGGCCGCTCCAACCTGGATGGCGCTATGGTGGTGGCAGTCAGCAGCAtaaagg GTCTCTCCGCTATGTGGACTGGTTTGGAAACTGGAGCTAAGAACATCTGCAAGAGTGTCACTTCTGAGACGGTCATGACCGTGAAGCATAA ATTTCGTGGTCTAGAAGGTCTTTTAGACAAGCCCTCTAACTGA
- the sparta gene encoding spartin a isoform X2: MSLTEPAELLLIRDQYDRALECLTRGLAADQAGQGPQALELYRRGRQHLTLGLEVPTREPQNQGAPWDTARQLQQKMRETLTNISTRLANMETAGVGTAGQGGPALVDLVDLSSQCLYPTLGPLVPLPGSSNPHLYPTLPPGATPTDSLSAGATCITMAPSLPILPALSLGLPGEQPPAYTPRPTDGHHSLAYSPAGGGGLGLGGQMVGGPPQPEGGVGGDGEELLFLPRGVQMFFVSSDGQVSAPSYPGYLHIIRFSSQLKDNGGASAFLHVCDWLYPLTPDTPVLLSTSGIFMFPDTMAGIPGSYVGVVLSSELPAADGHAFQDLLSQLTELRVQAPEEGAGSEIMNLSEKVPIGPPVEGAGAGTGEEELPLPEWSEKMSQGILAGASWLSKGFVRGAEATGKAIQKGASKLREHITPENVPAEVSPGVTKGLHHAKQATGGAVRVSQFLVDGVCTVVGCVGEKLAPHVKKHGSKLIPESMKNTKDGRSNLDGAMVVAVSSIKGLSAMWTGLETGAKNICKSVTSETVMTVKHKYGDDVSKATNTGIQSVINVGVAAFNVDNLGIKGVLKTAGKQTAKAVVKERNNTPQVAVGDHNHNGGPEEKEMWERKKDEEDKK; encoded by the exons ATGTCGTTGACAGAGCCAGCAGAGTTGCTGCTGATAAGGGACCAGTATGACCGTGCATTGGAGTGTCTGACCAGGGGCCTGGCGGCTGACCAGGCAGGGCAGGGGCCCCAGGCCCTGGAGCTGTACAGGAGGGGCCGGCAGCACCTAACCCTGGGCCTGGAGGTCCCTACCAGGGAGCCACAGAACCAGGGAGCCCCCTGGGACACGGCCAGGCAGTTGCAGCAGAAGATGAGGGAGACTCTAACTAACATCAGCACCCGACTAGCAAACATGGAGACAGCAGGGGTGGGGACGGCGGGCCAGGGAGGCCCAGCGTTGGTGGATCTAGTGGATCTCTCTTCCCAGTGCCTCTACCCCACCCTGGGGCCATTGGTGCCGCTGCCTGGTTCCTCCAACCCCCATCTCTACCCCACACTGCCACCCGGGGCTACCCCAACAGACAGCCTCTCTGCCGGGGCTACATGCATCACCATGGCCCCCTCCCTGCCCATCCTCCCTGCCCTGTCCCTGGGGCTCCCAGGAGAGCAGCCCCCAGCCTACACCCCCCGGCCCACCGACGGGCACCACAGCCTGGCTTATAGCCCAGCCGGAGGAGGGGGTCTGGGGCTGGGGGGGCAGATGGTGGGGGGACCTCCACAGCCCGAGGGAGGGGTAGGGGGGGACGGAGAGGAGCTTTTGTTCCTCCCTCGGGGGGTGCAGATGTTTTTCGTGTCGTCAGATGGCCAGGTGAGCGCCCCATCGTACCCGGGTTATCTACACATCATCAGGTTCAGCAGCCAGCTCAAAGACAACGGAGGAGCATCAGCCTTCCTACAC gtgtGTGACTGGCTGTACCCCCTGACTCCAGACACCCCAGTGCTTCTGTCTACCTCTGGGATCTTTATGTTTCCTGACACCATGGCGGGGATACCCGGGTCCTACGTAGGGGTTGTGCTGTCCTCTGAACTGCCTGCAGCAGACGGACATGCCTTTCAGGACCTCCTCTCACAACTCACTGAGCTACGGGTACAG GCTCCAGAGGAGGGGGCAGGTTCAGAGATCATGAACCTGAGTGAGAAGGTTCCCATTGGTCCCCCTGTGGAGGGGGCGGGAGCAGGGACAGGGGAAGAAGAACTCCCCCTACCTGAATGGAGCGAGAAGATGTCCCAAGGCATCCTGGCAG GTGCATCGTggctgagtaaagggtttgtgcGTGGAGCGGAGGCCACAGGTAAGGCCATCCAGAAAGGAGCGTCTAAGCTGAGAGAACACATCACCCCAGAGAACGTCCCGGCTGAGGTCAGCCCTGGTGTTACCAAGGGCCTGCACCACGCTAAACAGGCCACCGGGGGCGCTGTTCGCGTCAGTCAGTTCCTGG TGGACGGAGTGTGTACCGTAGTAGGCTGTGTGGGGGAGAAGCTGGCTCCGCATGTAAAGAAACATGGCAGTAAACTTATCCCTGAGTCCATGAAGAACACTAAAGATGGCCGCTCCAACCTGGATGGCGCTATGGTGGTGGCAGTCAGCAGCAtaaagg GTCTCTCCGCTATGTGGACTGGTTTGGAAACTGGAGCTAAGAACATCTGCAAGAGTGTCACTTCTGAGACGGTCATGACCGTGAAGCATAA GTATGGCGATGACGTGAGCAAAGCCACAAACACGGGCATCCAATCAGTGATCAACGTGGGCGTGGCCGCGTTCAACGTGGACAACTTGGGTATCAAGGGTGTCCTGAAGACTGCCGGAAAACAGACCGCTAAAGCTGTGGTCAAAGAGCGAAACAATACCCCGCAGGTCGCAGTCGGAGACCACAACCACAACGGAGGaccagaggagaaagagatgtgggagaggaagaaggatgaggaaGACAAGAAATAG
- the sparta gene encoding spartin a isoform X4, which produces MSLTEPAELLLIRDQYDRALECLTRGLAADQAGQGPQALELYRRGRQHLTLGLEVPTREPQNQGAPWDTARQLQQKMRETLTNISTRLANMETAGVGTAGQGGPALVDLVDLSSQCLYPTLGPLVPLPGSSNPHLYPTLPPGATPTDSLSAGATCITMAPSLPILPALSLGLPGEQPPAYTPRPTDGHHSLAYSPAGGGGLGLGGQMVGGPPQPEGGVGGDGEELLFLPRGVQMFFVSSDGQVSAPSYPGYLHIIRFSSQLKDNGGASAFLHVCDWLYPLTPDTPVLLSTSGIFMFPDTMAGIPGSYVGVVLSSELPAADGHAFQDLLSQLTELRVQAPEEGAGSEIMNLSEKVPIGPPVEGAGAGTGEEELPLPEWSEKMSQGILAGASWLSKGFVRGAEATGKAIQKGASKLREHITPENVPAEVSPGVTKGLHHAKQATGGAVRVSQFLVDGVCTVVGCVGEKLAPHVKKHGSKLIPESMKNTKDGRSNLDGAMVVAVSSIKGLSAMWTGLETGAKNICKSVTSETVMTVKHKFRGLEGLLDKPSN; this is translated from the exons ATGTCGTTGACAGAGCCAGCAGAGTTGCTGCTGATAAGGGACCAGTATGACCGTGCATTGGAGTGTCTGACCAGGGGCCTGGCGGCTGACCAGGCAGGGCAGGGGCCCCAGGCCCTGGAGCTGTACAGGAGGGGCCGGCAGCACCTAACCCTGGGCCTGGAGGTCCCTACCAGGGAGCCACAGAACCAGGGAGCCCCCTGGGACACGGCCAGGCAGTTGCAGCAGAAGATGAGGGAGACTCTAACTAACATCAGCACCCGACTAGCAAACATGGAGACAGCAGGGGTGGGGACGGCGGGCCAGGGAGGCCCAGCGTTGGTGGATCTAGTGGATCTCTCTTCCCAGTGCCTCTACCCCACCCTGGGGCCATTGGTGCCGCTGCCTGGTTCCTCCAACCCCCATCTCTACCCCACACTGCCACCCGGGGCTACCCCAACAGACAGCCTCTCTGCCGGGGCTACATGCATCACCATGGCCCCCTCCCTGCCCATCCTCCCTGCCCTGTCCCTGGGGCTCCCAGGAGAGCAGCCCCCAGCCTACACCCCCCGGCCCACCGACGGGCACCACAGCCTGGCTTATAGCCCAGCCGGAGGAGGGGGTCTGGGGCTGGGGGGGCAGATGGTGGGGGGACCTCCACAGCCCGAGGGAGGGGTAGGGGGGGACGGAGAGGAGCTTTTGTTCCTCCCTCGGGGGGTGCAGATGTTTTTCGTGTCGTCAGATGGCCAGGTGAGCGCCCCATCGTACCCGGGTTATCTACACATCATCAGGTTCAGCAGCCAGCTCAAAGACAACGGAGGAGCATCAGCCTTCCTACAC gtgtGTGACTGGCTGTACCCCCTGACTCCAGACACCCCAGTGCTTCTGTCTACCTCTGGGATCTTTATGTTTCCTGACACCATGGCGGGGATACCCGGGTCCTACGTAGGGGTTGTGCTGTCCTCTGAACTGCCTGCAGCAGACGGACATGCCTTTCAGGACCTCCTCTCACAACTCACTGAGCTACGGGTACAG GCTCCAGAGGAGGGGGCAGGTTCAGAGATCATGAACCTGAGTGAGAAGGTTCCCATTGGTCCCCCTGTGGAGGGGGCGGGAGCAGGGACAGGGGAAGAAGAACTCCCCCTACCTGAATGGAGCGAGAAGATGTCCCAAGGCATCCTGGCAG GTGCATCGTggctgagtaaagggtttgtgcGTGGAGCGGAGGCCACAGGTAAGGCCATCCAGAAAGGAGCGTCTAAGCTGAGAGAACACATCACCCCAGAGAACGTCCCGGCTGAGGTCAGCCCTGGTGTTACCAAGGGCCTGCACCACGCTAAACAGGCCACCGGGGGCGCTGTTCGCGTCAGTCAGTTCCTGG TGGACGGAGTGTGTACCGTAGTAGGCTGTGTGGGGGAGAAGCTGGCTCCGCATGTAAAGAAACATGGCAGTAAACTTATCCCTGAGTCCATGAAGAACACTAAAGATGGCCGCTCCAACCTGGATGGCGCTATGGTGGTGGCAGTCAGCAGCAtaaagg GTCTCTCCGCTATGTGGACTGGTTTGGAAACTGGAGCTAAGAACATCTGCAAGAGTGTCACTTCTGAGACGGTCATGACCGTGAAGCATAA ATTTCGTGGTCTAGAAGGTCTTTTAGACAAGCCCTCTAACTGA